TTTTTGGAATGATGGCAACAGAACACCCAAGAAATTCTCTCCGATTTGTTTATCTCTATTTGGTTCCATACAATGTGCACCGGTCTATCTCTCCATTCTTATGTATAATAAATTCAGGTTGGTTATAATGATCACTATTGGCCCAGGGCTCACCACAAAGCAACTACTGAAGTTGCATTCATATATTTGTCAATACTTCCACTATGAATTGCATATTCCCCACATATTTTCAGTTGGATTTATTATTCAAACCCaggattataatattttatgattatcaaTTGACCTTTTGTACTGCATCAGCAAAGGATATATATGTTGCTTCATGTGATACTGTTTCAAACAAGAACATGACCATAGGAACTATGTGTAGTATAGAAGTTAGTTACTAGGTCATGTCCTGCATTATTGAATGTGATAGGACAGGACAGTTAACTACCAAAAATTCTTTTTTTCTCATATCGTTTCTTGTAATCTGCATTAATCAAATCACAATCTATTTGAAACTTACTGagaattattttttcttcttctgagATTCAATAATGCAAACTGGAATTTATCCAATTTCAGTGACGAGGACATGCTTAAAAAACTTGGTGGCCTGATGAATGAGAGCCACTATAGTTGCAGTGTGCTTTATGAGTGCAGGTATGGCCAATCTACATATATCCCTCTAATTCGGGGACACCCATATATAGTGGATGTCACCTTGTAATATGCCTTGCAACTATTACTGTTACTCAACCTTGATTAAATTACATAACTAATTGTATTTTTCCAGCATCCTAATCAGTTTTCTTCAACAGCTGCCCAGAATTGGAGGAACTTGTAAAGATTTGTCGGGATAATGGAGCACTTGGTGCAAGACTTACAGGTGCTGGATGGGGTGGCTGTGCAGTTGCTTTAGTTAAAGAAAGCATTGTCCCTCAATTCATTCTTAATTTAAAGGTCAGTTACCTGGCACTGATTTTTAAAAGCAATAGACTACTGATAAAAGTTACGTAAAATACAAACTCTATAAGAAGACACGGTGCACTAATAACTGAACTGTTGCAACTTCTGTATGGAAATCTTCTTATATGGTTTGTCTGAAACTCTGGAACTACTCATTATGGGTCATCAGTTGGAGCGagtgtttttatttttatcttctttGACTTTATGGGTTCACTTCTTCATGTGTGCCTCTATAATGCATTGCatgttatattaaattatatcaaaGAAATTCTTAATTAGGTGACTAATGCTGTACTTTATGCTGCCATCTCTTCCTTAACTACATGACTCTCTACGCAGAAAATAATCTGGAAATATTCAACTGCCATTGCCTGTAAATTAGcaccatttctttgtaagttgGTCAGACTAAATAACCCCATCCTTAAACTGTGGCAGCTTATTTTTCATTAACATTCTTTTGTTAATATTCTTGTTCTTCGAGTAATATTTTAACGTTGGTAGAGTTctgtaacttaccattgaaacaGTTTTAATGGGAAGATAACTTGCATGCTATGAAAAAATGATGATTTGCAGACTCTTTTTGTGGTACAAACCACAGTGTAGTAATTCTCCATTTTTTGTGCAAGTTCATCTTGTTGCAGTAATTGCAAATAGATCCTGTATAGATTAATATCTATTATTGCTCTCTCCTAAGTGGAAGATTTATTTGTTGCAGGAAAAATTCTACCACTTGAGGATTGACAGGGGTGTCATTAACAAGAATGACCTTGGTCTTTATGTGTTTGCATCAAAGCCATCGAGTGGTGCTGCAATATTGAAGTTTTAGATTCTCTCAGTTTTTCATGTTTTTCTTTCTCCCAATAAGATACTAATGGTGATTGATACCTAAGCTCTTATTTACCAGAATAAATGCAAATGCAACTGATGATAACCTTCTGTACATAATAATGTTGGGGGAACTTCTCATAAGTGATCCAGGTTTTCACAAGGCTATTGCGCGCCTTGTTTTGCAAAACAGTGAAGTTTAAACCAATCGCCTGTCAGTCAATTCTGTAGCTTTTAGTGTTCTGATTTCTTAGGTTTGACAGCTGGGTCTAATCTCTAACATGCATTTAATGCTCCTGAAATGCATGCTAATCTCTAGCATTGTAAGCTAGTTGTTCTTTATGACAGGCGGCCTAGTTGTTACGCATTGGCATGTCAGTGGTAGAGGGGTCGTATTCACCTTCCTGTCAAATGATAAATTGTACAGTTCTCAAAGCACTCCATCTTTCCTCAATCTATCTGTATAGATCTTGAAATGGTCATTGTACGATTCAATagttgatccaatggctgacatttcgTATGGAGGTGAATCGTTCTTTCGCATATAAGGTACAACCCCAACTCTGTCAGCAATAGGAGAGGGGTTGTATCTTAGAACCTTCCTTCGCCAAACCCCACCATCGGATCATGTAATATTTGGAGATCTGTGTAAGTAATGTTTTGAGGTCTGTGCAAGTAGATGAATGGGGTTTGGAGTGTTTGGAGATCTGTGTGGGGCAACAGTTGTTGATATTTGACAGATGTAGATCAATCATTCAATATACAACCTGAACTGGGCAGCAGTGTAGCCGTTTTGTACCGCAGGAGCAGCTGAGTTTTACCGTTTGTGCTATTTTTTATGTTTCTATTGTTTGATTATTTTGAATAGAAGGGAGTCCATATGATTACCAGGGGTTCTCTCTGGAACGTATACTTGAGCCATGATTTTGCAGATAACATCACTTACCAGGCCTCTAATCGGGAGAGGTATGACCACTTGGGATAATGTCCAGATTGTTTTGCTTTTGCATACGTTATAAGAAGTTACTGTAGATGTGTgattgttctctctctctctctttctctctccacatTCATCCTGCGACTCGTGGAACCCATTCGCTAATCCAAGTAATAGTTTTCAATGAGAAATGGGCGtttttccccctttttgatgGTACCATGGTCAGTCAGCAAATTTAGGGTGCAAAACGGGAGGTGGACTCACAAATGTAGCACCTTAAACACCACAGGAAATTTGGTAATCACCAAGCCAGCGAAACCAGTGGCCTTAGCTAAAGATTTGCGAGCTCCATTCAAGTTGTCTATCTGGATATATCtcttagattaaaagtataagGTGTATGTTTGaaatatatttaatttgtttAAGATCCGCATAATCTATTTCTAACTATTTAACCATTAAATCCACTTAACTTGTTTTATTTAATTTGCTCCATTCGATAAACAAGTTAGtcagattatttatttaataaacaaatcaaatctaaatctgaatTTTTGATCCCTCTAATAGATACGCCCAattgaattgataaatttttgaccGAGGTATCTAATCCAATCGGACCAGATTGATGGAGGGATAGAAGGGAATCGACCCTGCCATCTGTTAAACTCGTTCTTCATCAAACTCATTGCACATGCAATCTAACGGTCCATAATTACAGATGCTGCTTCCCCTTGCAAGACCCACCGCCAGACGTTTTCTCCACGAGCTTTCTCCGCCCGGAACTTCTCCTTCCGCAAAGCGAAACTTTTATCTCAGTTCTTTACAGAATTATTGGAAACTTACTAAATTTGAACATAAGATTTGCACCTAATTTATTAGAAACCTACCAAATTTGGGCACGAGATTTTCTCGCCATAAACGATCTTCCAGCGTTTAGAGAGAGAAGGTCTCGCGCCCAAATTCGGTAGGTTTCCAATGAAAACTCGCGTACAATTCCAATAAGAATTGTTTTCGGATCTGTCGCAAACCCTAAATCTCCGTCTATTTCGTGCGCGCGGGGCCTTGACGAGCTTCGAATGCCGTTATCTGTGTCGAATCTGATCGTTCCTCACGTCGTCCGTGACACGGTAAGCGTCGTTAATCCTCCCATATTTCGAAAGGCTCTGAGTTTCTGGGTTTTAGggtttgaatttgatgcaaaaaggTAGATTCCTTTGGAACTTAGGGAGGAATGTTTGTCTCCTGTGGCATTTGCGAGCTACATTTTCTTTTGGAGAGCGTTCAGATGCCGAATGTGTCTTAATTTAGGGTTATTGGGCTCCTTTACGGTGTAAAGATGCGTCATTTTGAGTGCAAACTGCTAAGGGAACGACGTTTGGTTTGGTCGTAGATTACCAACTACATTATGAGTTTGAGCTCTTTTGTTATGATGTGGACagtagttttctttttctttttcttttttttaatgggTTGGAGTTGTTAATCCTTTTATTTGGATGAGATTTAACATTCTATTGATTGGTTCAGGGTGGCATTGATGGAATTTCTAGAAAATGGAGATATTGGCCATTGTGTTTTCTTAAaatgattttatttttgttcTAATAGGGAAGACTGAtctaacttttattttttgaaacTTTGTCATTATGTATGTTATGCTGCAATCTTGGTTTTCTTTGTTTAGCAAAGTTTACTTTCTAAGTAAAATGCGGGAATATGAGATTTCTGAAGACAGATGGCTTCTTGGTGGTCTTCTTCGGGATGttctgaaggatatgaagatcTTTTTTAGTGTAAGAGGGATTTAATGTAAGAGGAAAAGAGGATAGGACTCTTTTTGATGATTCAGAAGGTTCTGACAATGGATGTTTATGCTAAGTAAAGTTGGTGCTCTTTGTTCAGCacattaaaaaatataagatcatGAAGACTGTGATATGTTTGTTGTAGGCAGATTTCTGCAGgttgttgaaaaaaaaattgaagattatgtaaaagattaaaaataattgaaCATTATGTAAAAGATTGCTGGATGAAGGTCTGTATTTTGCTGGAAGATGGAAGGAGGATTCTAATTTGCTGACATATTAGTTGCAGGGTTATGGTGGTTATGGATTCAGAAAATTTAGAAGATGTCATTGATCTTGAGAGCGGCACAAGTAGGACAAGCAGTCAACAAGAAGGATCTGACAACAGTTTTAGTAGTGGGAATGCAAAAAGTTTGTCAATTAGATTCCGGAGTGGCCTTGGTGGATTGATGATGGGTGAAGAAGCTGTTAACTCGGGTAATGTTTTCTCCTGTTCTATTGATGGTTGTTATGAGAATGAAGAAATTTTAGCAAAAGAAAGGTTTGACAGAGAGGAAAATGTGGGCCCTTTTAAGAAGACAGCAGAAACTAATAGACCAAGAAAGAAGGCTTCCGTAAGGCCTCCAAAACCACCCCGGCCTCCCAAGTCTATGTCGCTGAATGCTTTTGACCAGAAGCTAGTACATGAGATATCTGAGCTTGCCATGTTGAGGCAGGCAAGAATTGAACGGACGAAGATGTTAAAGAAGAAGAACACCAAGGCAGCATCTTCAAACACTAACTTGTGTGCCATGGTTATCACCATTCTCTTCTTCCTCATCATTATATGGAAAGGTATATCTCTGATTTTGATATGCATGATtgttagtttttctttgcacttccATCCTTCATACGAATCTGAGCTATTAAGTAGCATATTGGAGAGGCCAGATGAAAACTACTTAATCATGTTCGATTTTGTGAAATAtgcattttattaaaataaaatctttttattttaatatttttttccaaAAGAAAACTATAGATTTGAATATTTATGGTATCTTGAATGTTGACAAGTTTGCAGCCTAAGAATTTTTTTATGCGAGACTTCTCTTGTCATTCATTTGCATATGCAGTTGCATTCTTGTTTTTCACAAAATAAGAACTTCCTTGGAGTTGGGAGAGTATTATATAATGGTAATATGCTTTGGATATTTTAGTTGTCCTGTCCACAAGGGCATTGAAGTAGGATGTTAAGGGACTTGTGTCCAATTGGAAGGCAAGAGAGTCtagttattatttaaattaatatttttgactgCTTTATCTGAAGACAGCCCCTTTTGTATGGTATTGATCTCTAGACCTGGCAAACGAGCTGGGTAACCCGTACCCGCCCGCGGGTCGCACGGGTTGTGGGTAACAGGTCGTGGGTCAAATTACCCACATTTAAATGGGTGGCAAAAAATACTACCCGCACCCGCACCCGCCCATGGGTAAATGGGTATACTCGTGGGTTATCCGTTAGTTCTTCTTTAATCTCTACCCTCTttaccctaaaaaaaaaaaaaaaatataagccaAGGTCTTGTACACATATGCAAAAGCTCCAGTTTAATCCAAATACTACACTTTAGTTAGACTAATGAAAGAAACAAAATCAATAATAAAGATCTTGAGCATTTTCTAATCAAGGTCTTGTATATTGCTCCATGTCCTTCCTCAGCCTATCCAAGCTCTCCTTGTTTGCGGTGATTTGCGAGAGatcaaggagctagggtttgagAGAGTGGTTGTTACTTGTTAGGATGAATAGCAGGTTTTGAGAGTGTGAGGAGAGGGCGATTGCAACGATGGAGAGGGCAAGGAGGATGACGGCTCTTTGCGAGAGATTGTGAAGAAGTTAGGGTttgataaagaaaaaagaaagtgaGAGTGAGAGGTTGCGAGCCAACCGtgagattgagagagagagagaagctcgGGTTTGGTTTGAGAAAAATATGGACAATAGGTAAAGACTAAAGTGAATGAgtgtgcaataaatataaaattcttTATTAAATAAATGGGTGACCCATGGGAACCCATGGGTTGACCCGGCCCATATGCGGGTTAGCGGGTGGTGGGTCAAATTATCCGTATTTAATGGGTCTTAATTTTTTTTACCCCTACCCAACCCATTGTGGGTAGGTACAGATTAACCCGTTAGTAACGGGTCATTTTGCCAGGTCTATTGATCTCTCCCATTTCTTATCATGCTTGTATCTATACATTCACATGGACCTTAACAGGGATCCACCTTTTTGGGTGATCAGGCATTGCTGAAGGGCTTTTTGGTATTTTTCTTGTTGGCTGTAGTTCTAAATTCTCTCAGACCACAATAACCTATAGATGGAATGATGGATTTTGGTTGCAACTAAaaattcaatatttttatgaatttttctggATGCTTTCATATTATTTGTTGGTCACATCCTTTCATGAAATTGTGGTGGATCCCAACTGGGATTTCTGATATCCTTGAAGATTCTAAACTTCTTTGTAATGTATGTTGTTCaagatccctttttttttttttttgtgagtgtGTGTGGGTGTTTTGGTGATATTTCTTCTTGTTTTCTCCATGATGGAACCTTTATTCGAGAGAATTAATTAAGGAAAAAAGGTTTAAGAAGAAGAGTTATTCACTGGTCATTATGTTTTCAAAAAAGGACATAAGACACCGTAGTTCTACTTCCATTGTTTGGGATAAAATGTTgaaactttttcttttcttctgacAAGTGATGATTTCACTTAAAACCATAAAAATTTCACCTTATAAATAAAGGATCAATTTTTGTACTTTCTTCCTCAATTTTAAGAATGTTTGCCACGAGCAATCACTTCTGACATAAAAATCAGCATATCTTATTTTTCAGTTGGACTCATGTCTCTGACATTAATAATCAATATAAAACATTGATGCAATAGCAAATTCCTTTTGGTTTATGTTGGTCCTTTCTATGTTATTTGCAGTTTAGTTCGGTATACATAGGTCTAGGTTTGTGCCTGGGTTGGTTTTTTTGTTTTACAATAAAGACCGTAGCCTAGATAATCTTTTATCATATCCTATATGTAATTTGTGGTTTTGAAATTAGTGCATCCATTTTAGAGTTCAGGAAAGCACCCATGGATTGCTATCATATTTTATTGTTCTGTCATATCTTCTTcctgaaaaaagaagaagaaaactctCTGCAATTCTTGTTGATCATATGCCAATTATTAGATATCCTGTTGGAAAAAGCTGCATGAGCATCAAGGAAAGCACCCGTTCTCATCAGGGAAGCTTCATAGTTTATAATGGAAACTTCATGAGCAAAAAACCCTCGATAGTCTTTAAGCTATATGTGCTGTGAAAATGCATGAAGTTCGCATAAATTGTTATTGATACTTAATGTGCAATGTTGTAGATTGCAAGCTATCCATTGAGATATCCTTTTGGAAAGAAATCTACCAGAACATGGAAATCATGTTAGTTTTTCTTGTAAACACGATGTCATCAGCCAGCTTCAGCAAATGTATGATGGCTGGTGTACAAGGGATCTGGATGAGAATTTAAAATTCCATGCTATTTTTTCTCCTAAATTTTAGCTCCACATTTTAACTGGGTTTTCCCGAGCAAGTCCAGCTTTCAGCTTTCATGATCCTTCCCGATCATCTTTATTTGTTTGGATAGGATCATTCTCAGTTTAGTTTCAGCAGAGCTTCTTAAGTGGATTTTTTGGTTCACCAGATTAGCTTCTTTAAATGTGCTACATATTTTTCTTTGATTAATTGTACTTCAGTGTCACCATACCAATCCGCTAATCCTTCTCATTCAGAAAAATCAATCTGCTATGGGATGATTAGGATATTATGATTGATGAGACATTAAATACACATGCCACTACTGTAAGAATGGAGACACCATacatttagaagaaaaaaaaacattTTACTGGTAAATTAAAGATAATGCAGCCCGTTAAAACAAGAAAATCTTGCACTTGCATCTTACTAGTTCTATTATGTCttatttctttttctcctttccaTCCAGTGCCGCTGTGAGTCCATGCaatgatatttatttttctcAGCATCAACATTCTGCTGTTAAATACTGGAGATTGAGCATTTGTTTGTTTGTCTCCTCATTTTGTTCTACTTGCAGCATTATAGAACAAGTACATTGGCTGGATGTCTATGGAGTAGGCAGATGTGTAGTTTGAGGAGGATTTGGGAGAGTGTAAAGGATCAATGTCTCCATGTCCAAGGTACCATGTTCCGGCAAAATGTACTCAATgccctttttttcctttcttttgtaGCAACTTATGTTTGGAAGGTTGTGCCTCGGATCTGTTTATTGATACATTAAGAGCCTTGCCCATAGAGCTAGAAGCAATTCTCCTGAAGATTATTTCAAGTACACAACCATGAGCTTCCCGTCTAGGAACTCGAAGGACCTAACTTTCCCCAAATGTTTTTTGACATATTTGAACTTCTTGTCTCCCTTGTTTTGTGTTTTGACTTCTCTCTCATCGTTGATGCAATGCAAAGCTTTTGTCTTTGGCTGAAAGATTGCCAACTTTAAGAACAAGATTTCCTACCAAAATTATGGTGGAAGACTTGAAGAAAGAATGCAGTTTTTTTTTCCCCCCGAATGGAAAGATAGGGAATCAACCCATCAATTCATTGAGAGAACGAATCAAAAGCAATACAAGAACACTGAACTAAAAGCAATACAAGGAAAAATGGAGTGTAAAGAcatatttgtgacaaaaaattgCATGTGAAGGAAAATGTAGCAAGCTCATCTTGATGGTGATAGAATGGGAAAAAGATTGTTCTCTCTAGAAGTACATAAAAAGGTAAGCACCAGTAAATGCACAGTAATTGTCCATGAGTAAGATGCTGACCTTAATAGGAAGACAAAGAAGCTAAACTGTATGACTAGAGGACCAACTGGGAAAAATACTGGTAAGGATTAATATCTTGACACTGGAAGTATACATAGCAAAAAAATGTGAAATAACATCGTAAATCGGGTAGATGGAGTATTTGGCTGAATTTGATGGGCAACACTTGCAAGAGGTTTCTATTTGGCTTGCTTTGATGTGGTTAATGCACCCCATCTTTGTAAGCTATGGAAGTGTGGGTATCGGGAAAGGAATAAGGGGAATACAGAACAGAGGGTTGTCTTGGGCTTCTGATGTTGTATAAAGAACCGAGTTGATGGTGCAAACTGACAGATGAAGAAAGGAGAGGATGTAAGATCCTTGAAAGGAAGAGAAGTATGGTCGGTGCTTACGAGAAAGGGGTATTCTTGTTTAGAAGAAGGTTGTTCGAACTGATCAATGTCATGATTAGTGGTGCAAGTTTATTGTGTCAATTTCTAGTGCatctgtgataacccggcccgatgggccaaaagcctactaagcccataaaaaaaaaagaaaaaagaaaaatatatatttatataataataacaataataataataataaaatataataaataataataataataatacacatgaaaggaagtttctctcatttctctttaaaatctttctctctttaaaattggactctttctctctctattttctctctctaaaaatttttctctctttaagaagccctatgaatcccctattaggccatcttctccactcctagggatgTATGACAttaaatcggtttagagccgaagagagagatttattggactgatcatcaaatcagtcattttcttatattatgtaattttattaaatatatgaaataaaatttattgatgatttaatattttaaataggattgtccgattcttttaaggaagattaaaaggtctaggacgatcgaggtaagtggattttatgctccttatttatttttaaatgatcatatttttatgcaaagaattactattgataaaatcataatttttcataaaataaggatcggcatatgtgatatgaaaaaatatattttattatgagcattgatttcatgaatatgtcttatgaaaatagcatgattatgaagcatgaatttcattattttttcatttatatatatatatgtatgctttaagaaaaagatataatgatttcaaaggctctcagatggctatgaatgaatcccttcgggaaggtcgatatccggagctagcatccacacgaaatatggccctaccagcgggtataaagttggcacataaattaagaactctgtcgattaagaaacatggtcctgtcatgggtataatagtaacCTTagtacgaatatctgtgagcaatgttttaaaacatgacatgaatacatgatgaaaataatttacgattcataattgtgaaatatacatgatttatgcatgcatgatgagctcataacttgttttattatatgctttatgaaatatttatttttacaataattattatttactaaatgatgcattatcatagaaaacttatgcttgatccggtaaggaagcggaagtctacttactgagctggtgtagctcatattcttttttggttttctttttcatgtacagagaaataaagctaggactgatggaaagggaatccaggcttggggatcagcaaagcaagcttgaaaattttgcactagaaattcagtttatgtttatggattgtagtcattatgaattttaagacttggattatttcatctttggatttagatgctctgaaccagttttggtttaattaaatatgtgaATTGAActtcattattatatttatttatgatacacctgttattatatttaagaagatgaattttggcttcgtgttatcgtgggtccatccctcgatagtatggtcgtgttatgtcccgaatttgggacgtgatattttatggtattagAGCAATAGGTTTAATCAAGGATAGAACTTAAAACATAACAGTGGGTAGTTAGGTTACGCATAGTTagattctgacttaaattattaactatactgcaactctgttataaaataatgtaataatgttggtatttgaataggaagcgatgagcgatagggagggCGAGACCTTGGCAAATATGGCTGCTAGGACAAGATGAGCAAGAGGAGCAAGATTGACGTCGCGGGAAGCTGCCAATCAACTAGTTGAGCGGGCTCTTGACGCACCGGCCACTCAGGCGgacattgctggtgtatgtcaagtggtggctcagcttatccagcagcaggtacagactgctcctcgaccgacattatctatggagtcatactacgagagattcagaaggctcaacccacctctatttgagggtggatctgatcctatggctgcagagacatggattcgagagatggaaaagatgtttgatgccctgcaatatcctgagaatgtgaaggtccgaTTAGTCGTTCCTATATTAAAAGGGAATGtcgagttttggtggactgcaataaaagctgcctatgaAAATAATGATGATCAACTCACTTgggaagaattcaaagagatattttatgatcagtacttccCGGGGTCAATGAGATTgataaaagaaaatgagtttctagttttaaagcaaaaggatgatatgacggtGTTAGAATgtgctaacaaatttaatgagctaggccgcttctgcccccagcttatggagttcgaaaggagtaaagctaactgattcgaacaaggtctaagatatggaattcgatcccgtctgtcttctcatattttcaataactacaaggacgtactggagcgagctttaaaagtggagtctgaattgaaaagagcagatctagaaagaggagataagaagagatcgagatcagtaggaaatctaaaggatcagcagaaaaatttcaaaaataataactctgataagaagaaagaatctttatcctgctcctactgtgaaaaaaatcacaatggactttgtctcaagaggataggagcatgcttcttatgtggtgagaaaggacatatggctcgtgattgtccaaataagaaaagagatgactctagacctaacaaaccagttgatcaaaaacagaaaggaaatgcacgagtgtttactttaaaccagcaggaggccaatgcaaatgatcaagtggtgacaggtattatcccagtcaattctattcatgctcgtgtgttattcgattctgactcttcacactcttttatatctctcaagtttgctacttctttgaattgtgtgcctgaaaaactaaatgaaccattatatgttagcacaccttttaaaaatattattgttgctaacattatttttaagaattgcataatccaaatagaagaaaaagaattagcagcagatttgattcagctaaatatatatgattttgacgttattcttgggatgaactggttatcttcgtactatgcacatattga
Above is a genomic segment from Elaeis guineensis isolate ETL-2024a chromosome 1, EG11, whole genome shotgun sequence containing:
- the LOC105039961 gene encoding uncharacterized protein, which translates into the protein MVVMDSENLEDVIDLESGTSRTSSQQEGSDNSFSSGNAKSLSIRFRSGLGGLMMGEEAVNSGNVFSCSIDGCYENEEILAKERFDREENVGPFKKTAETNRPRKKASVRPPKPPRPPKSMSLNAFDQKLVHEISELAMLRQARIERTKMLKKKNTKAASSNTNLCAMVITILFFLIIIWKAL